The following is a genomic window from Amycolatopsis sp. BJA-103.
CGGCGCGCCACAACTCTTGCGGCAGTTCGGGAATGAGGGTCTCGGACACCCCTCCACAATACCGAAATCCACCGAACAATTGTTCGTAATTTTAAGCGACAATGCTTATTGCACATTGACCACTAGAGGGTGAATCGGCGCGGAAGACATTGTGACGCACAGTTTCTCATTCAGCTCGTCTTCGCCAGGTGGTGGCGGACAAGCTGTCACGCCTGCTGCGGCGTGCGGTGTGGCCAGGTCCAGGCGGAGCGCAGGATGAAGGCCAGGAGCAGCACCTCGAGTCCGATGGAGATGCCATAGAAGTAGGAGTAAGTCCAAGTCTCCCCTGTCGCGTTGAACATCGAGACGGGGATGTAGAGCGTTGCGACGACGAGGTTGATGGCGCGGTTGACACGGGCGGGCAGTGTCGCGGAGAGCAGGATCATGAGGATCGGGACGGCCATGAGCGTGAGCGCGATGGTGACGAAGGTCGGGC
Proteins encoded in this region:
- a CDS encoding DUF6326 family protein yields the protein MRTPRSRTAPENAPSQNTLEDLRMPVRVRLAAAWTSFMFLYIYVDYLALYKPGFLDGLLAGVVHKFETGPTFVTIALTLMAVPILMILLSATLPARVNRAINLVVATLYIPVSMFNATGETWTYSYFYGISIGLEVLLLAFILRSAWTWPHRTPQQA